One Desulfuromonas sp. DNA window includes the following coding sequences:
- the hisB gene encoding imidazoleglycerol-phosphate dehydratase HisB, producing MARSATIDRKTQETQIRLTLELDGKGENRIVSCVPFFDHMLTQVARHGFFDLTVEAQGDIEVDAHHTVEDLGICLGEAFKKALGDKAGIRRYGRGTMPMHEALASVIIDFSGRPFLVFNVDMPKAKVGEFDTELVEEFFVAFCNHAGANIHVNLAYGDNLHHIIEGIFKAFGRALDEATGFDPRVEGVLSSKGKLE from the coding sequence ATGGCCCGCAGCGCCACCATCGACCGCAAAACCCAGGAAACCCAAATCCGCCTGACCCTGGAACTCGACGGCAAAGGAGAGAACCGGATCGTCTCCTGCGTCCCCTTTTTCGACCATATGCTGACGCAGGTGGCCAGGCACGGTTTCTTCGACCTGACGGTGGAGGCGCAGGGGGACATCGAGGTCGACGCCCACCACACCGTGGAGGACCTGGGGATCTGCCTCGGCGAGGCTTTCAAAAAAGCCCTCGGCGACAAGGCGGGCATCCGCCGCTACGGCCGGGGCACCATGCCGATGCACGAGGCCCTCGCCTCGGTGATCATCGACTTCTCAGGACGGCCCTTCCTGGTCTTCAACGTCGACATGCCCAAGGCCAAGGTCGGGGAGTTCGACACCGAGTTGGTGGAGGAGTTCTTCGTCGCCTTCTGCAACCACGCCGGAGCCAACATCCACGTCAACCTCGCCTACGGGGACAACCTGCACCACATCATAGAGGGAATCTTCAAGGCCTTCGGCCGCGCTCTCGACGAGGCCACGGGGTTCGACCCCCGGGTGGAAGGTGTTTTGTCGAGCAAGGGAAAGCTGGAATAG
- the hisD gene encoding histidinol dehydrogenase, with amino-acid sequence MIRTLRFSDPDFEEAFRRIVERGETAQAGVEETVREIIAEVRQRGDEALIEYTGRFDRQELTADTLRVSDEEMERALAAVSKESLAVLELATRRIAAFHEKQKEKTWLSTEEEDILLGQMVRPLDKVGIYVPGGKAAYPSSVLMNAVPAKVAGVEQVVMVVPMPGGEVNPHVLAAAHLAGVDQIFKVGGAQAVAALAYGTASVPRVDKITGPGNIFVATAKQMVFGQVDIDMIAGPSEILVINDGSGEPAHIAADLLSQAEHDELASSVLITTEEGFAQAVAGEVERQLGELPRERIARQSIDSYGAIILAANLDEAIAFSNRIAPEHLELALENPFEVLPRIRHAGAVFMGHHTPEAAGDYLAGPNHTLPTGGTARFFSPLGVDDFVKKSSIVSFTRGGLERLGRDIVHIAELEGLSAHARSVSIRLKEQC; translated from the coding sequence ATGATTCGTACGCTGCGATTTTCAGATCCCGACTTCGAGGAGGCGTTCCGCCGCATCGTCGAGCGCGGGGAGACCGCCCAGGCCGGTGTTGAAGAGACCGTCCGGGAGATCATCGCCGAGGTGCGCCAAAGGGGGGACGAGGCCCTCATCGAGTACACGGGGCGCTTCGACCGGCAGGAACTGACCGCCGACACCCTGCGCGTCTCCGACGAGGAGATGGAGCGGGCCCTGGCCGCTGTCAGCAAAGAGTCCCTGGCGGTTCTCGAGCTGGCCACCCGGCGCATCGCCGCCTTCCACGAAAAGCAAAAGGAGAAGACCTGGCTCTCCACCGAGGAGGAGGACATCCTGCTCGGGCAGATGGTGCGGCCGCTCGACAAGGTCGGCATCTATGTTCCCGGGGGCAAGGCGGCCTACCCGTCTTCGGTGCTGATGAACGCCGTGCCGGCCAAGGTCGCAGGGGTCGAGCAGGTCGTGATGGTCGTGCCGATGCCGGGCGGGGAGGTCAACCCCCATGTCCTGGCGGCGGCCCACCTGGCCGGAGTCGATCAGATATTCAAGGTCGGCGGCGCCCAGGCGGTGGCGGCCCTGGCCTACGGCACGGCGAGCGTGCCGCGGGTCGACAAGATCACCGGACCCGGCAACATCTTTGTTGCGACGGCCAAGCAGATGGTCTTCGGCCAGGTCGACATCGACATGATCGCCGGCCCCAGCGAGATCCTTGTGATAAACGACGGTTCGGGAGAGCCGGCCCACATCGCCGCCGACCTCCTCTCCCAGGCCGAACACGACGAACTGGCTTCCTCCGTCCTCATCACCACCGAGGAGGGCTTCGCGCAGGCCGTGGCCGGCGAAGTGGAGAGACAACTGGGGGAGCTGCCCAGGGAGAGGATCGCCCGCCAGTCCATCGACAGCTACGGCGCCATCATCCTCGCCGCCAACCTCGACGAGGCGATCGCCTTTTCCAACCGCATCGCCCCCGAACACCTGGAGTTGGCCCTGGAGAACCCCTTCGAGGTGCTTCCCAGGATCCGCCACGCAGGCGCCGTCTTCATGGGGCACCACACCCCCGAGGCGGCCGGCGACTACCTGGCCGGCCCCAACCACACCCTGCCCACCGGCGGGACAGCCCGCTTCTTCTCCCCCCTGGGGGTCGATGACTTCGTCAAGAAGTCGAGTATCGTCTCCTTTACCCGCGGAGGGCTGGAGCGACTCGGCAGGGACATCGTGCACATCGCCGAACTGGAAGGGCTTAGCGCCCACGCCCGTTCGGTGTCGATAAGGCTGAAAGAGCAGTGTTAG
- the hisG gene encoding ATP phosphoribosyltransferase: MSDYITFALPKGRIMQDSMEMLGKIGITCPEMEKDSRKLVFENREDRYRFMAVRATDVPTYVEYGCADLGVVGKDTLLEQGKDLYEPLDLNFGYCRMVVAEPKALLGEDDPANWSNIRVATKYPNITEEYFAAKGIQVELIKLYGSIELAPLVGLAERIVDLVSTGATLRDNGMVEVETIAEVTTRLIVNRASLKTKHQRITRIIEGLEQVVAERPTISV, encoded by the coding sequence ATGAGCGACTACATCACTTTCGCCCTCCCGAAGGGGCGCATTATGCAGGACTCCATGGAGATGCTGGGCAAGATCGGCATCACCTGCCCCGAAATGGAGAAAGACAGCCGCAAGCTGGTCTTCGAAAACCGGGAAGACAGGTACCGGTTCATGGCGGTGCGCGCCACCGACGTGCCGACCTACGTGGAGTACGGCTGCGCCGACCTGGGGGTGGTGGGCAAAGACACCCTTCTCGAGCAGGGCAAGGACCTCTACGAGCCCCTCGACCTGAACTTCGGCTACTGCCGCATGGTGGTCGCCGAGCCCAAGGCGCTTCTCGGGGAGGACGATCCGGCCAACTGGTCCAATATCCGGGTGGCCACCAAGTATCCCAACATCACTGAGGAGTACTTCGCCGCCAAGGGCATCCAGGTGGAGCTCATCAAGCTCTACGGTTCCATCGAGCTGGCGCCCCTGGTCGGGCTGGCCGAGCGGATCGTCGATCTGGTCTCCACGGGGGCGACGCTTCGGGACAACGGCATGGTGGAGGTGGAGACCATCGCCGAGGTCACCACCCGGCTGATCGTCAACCGGGCGAGCCTCAAAACAAAGCACCAGCGGATCACCCGGATCATCGAGGGGCTGGAGCAGGTGGTCGCCGAGCGGCCCACCATTTCGGTCTGA